Within the Maribacter sp. BPC-D8 genome, the region GTTGTTAAGATAGAAAACATTAAGTATGGAATTAATTTATCAATTCCGTACTTTGAATAGGCTAAGTATACTAACAAGAAAAATAGCAATGAATTTAAAATTGGCGTATAAATACGAGTAATCATAAGATTAATTGCTTTGCGATTAAAGGCTCAATACCAAATTAGGTTTGACTTTATTGATTTTTCGTCATCACTTATTTAATAGGTTGTTTAACAATATTTGATTAGCAAATATATCTACCCATTAGCAACTTTAGCCTGCTCTTCTAAATCAGCAATATTTTCAAATTTTTTAAGCGGTAGTTCTTTATTGGTCGCTTTTATTTCAGCAACTAAGGCAAGAATTAAATCTAGGGGTTTTGCTTCATAACCGAACATCTTTTGGTCGAATTCGATACCAGCGAGTATTCCGTCATTTTCCATGCCTACACCCCAATTTTCTATAAAATCTACTAATGCTATTTCAGTAAGTTGGTAGTTCGCCCAATGGTTTATAGTACAAGATTTCGCTCTGGCACTTTCTGCCCAAAAACAAAGTACACCAACAGGTTTGTCATTTTCATCATCATACTGTACAGAGGCTGAGGTAGCAAAACCTTC harbors:
- a CDS encoding DUF2750 domain-containing protein, which codes for MEQQGSDIITNRYQKFIKTVCETNIVYALQNHEGFATSASVQYDDENDKPVGVLCFWAESARAKSCTINHWANYQLTEIALVDFIENWGVGMENDGILAGIEFDQKMFGYEAKPLDLILALVAEIKATNKELPLKKFENIADLEEQAKVANG